AGCTACGACAAGGTCCTGGACGAGTGGGATCGGCTGATCACCAAGAACCACATTTTCGTAGAACGTCTCGCCCGCGTGGTCACCATCAGCGCGGCGGACGCTATCGACTTCGGCCTCTCCGGCCCCAACCTGCGCGCCAGCGGTGTCGACTTCGACCTGCGCCGGGACGTGCCCTACGCCCTCTACAGCGAGATGAAGTTCGACATTCCCGTGGGTGTCGATGGCCTCGGCGTGGTGGGGGACAGCTACAACCGCTTCGTCGTCCGCGTCGAGGAAATGCGCCAGGCTTTGAAGATCGTGCGCCAGTGCGTGGCCAAGCTGCCGGAGACGGCGGGCGAGGACCCGGTGCCGAAGCCGAAGAACTTCAAGGTGAAGCCCAACGAGTGCTACGTGCGCACCGAGGCGCCGCGCGGCGAGATGGGCATCTACGTGGTGAGCGACGGCAGCGACAAGCCCTGGCGCTACCGGGCGCGGACAGGCTCCTTCACCGCCATGGGCATGGTGGAGCACGTGGCGCCGGGGATCCTCATCGCCGATCTGGTGGCCCTGATCGCCAGCTTCGACGTCGTGGCCCCCGAGATCGACCGCTGAGGACGGGCCCATGCAGCAGTACCTGGACAGCCTCATCGCCCGCTGGGGGATCCAGACGGACTGGCAGGTGGCGCTGCTCTACGCCGCCGGCATGCTCGTCTTCGCCTCCCTGATCCTCCTCCTCTGGGTGGCGCCGCTCGCCGGTTTCACCAGCTTCATCGAGCGCCGCATCGCGGCACGCATACAGTCACGGGTGGGGCCGAACCGCGTCGGCCCTCAGGGCATCCTGCAGTGGATCGCCGACGGCCTCAAGTGCCTGCTCAAGGAAGACCTGATCCCCCGGGACGCCGATCCCATCCTGTTCAAGATCGCGCCCTATCTGGTGTTCATGGGCATGTTCGGCACCTTCGCCGTGCTGCCCTTCGCCGAGAAGCTGATCGTCGCCGATCTCAACGTCGGCCTCTTCTACCTGGTGGCGGTGACGGCGTTCATCGCCGTCGGCATCATCATGGCCGGCTGGGCGTCGAACAACAAATGGGCCCTCCTCGGCGGCATGCGCTCGGCCAACCAGATCGTGAGCTACGAGATCCCCTCCGGCATGGCTCTGCTCGCCGTCGTCCTCGCCAGTGGCACCATGAGCACGCAGGGCATCATCCGCGAGCAGGGCTGGCTGCCCTGGGACTGGAACCTGTTCCGTACCCCATTCTTGTTCATCGCCTTCTTCATTTACTTCATCGCCGCTCTCGCCGAGAGCAACCGCACGCCCTTCGATCTGCCGGAAGGGGAGTCGGAGCTCGTGGCCGGTTACAACACCGAGTACAGCGGCATGCGCTTCGCCTTCTTCTTCCTGGCCGAGTGGGCCGAGCTGTATGTGATCGCCGCGGTGGCGACCTTGGCCTTCCTGGGCGGCTGGCAGGTGCCGAGCTTCGTGCCGGACGGCGGGCGCACCCTGGTGCAGGTGCTCTGCTTCGTCTGCAAATCCTTCTTCTGGATGTTCGTGATCATCTGGATCCGCTGGACCCTGCCCCGGGTGCGCGTGGATCAGATGATGGAACTCTGCTGGAAGTATCTCGTCCCCATGGGCTTCGTGGTGCTGGTGGGCACGGCGGTGTGGGAGACCTTCGTGCCGCGGCAGGGAGCGGCGGCGCTCGCGGTGCGCCTGGCGCTCTTCCTCATCGCCGTGGCGGCAGGTGTGCGCTTCATGCTCCGGGTGCGCTACAACCTGCGGGAGTCGGGGGCGCAGGTGCGCCTGAATCCGATCGTGTGAGGTCACCTCCACGGCGGTGAGGCGCGCGTGGAGGGCGAAGGTGAAGGTGGTGTCTGTGGAACGCGACGAGCACAACTTGGGCCACGGGAGGCACCGGCGGTGATTGCGGAGTATCTGGGCCACATCAAGCGCAGCACGACGACCATCTTCGAAGGCATGGCCGTCACCTTCTCGCACATGCTGCGCCAGCCGATCACCACCCAGTACCCGGACCGCACGTCCCGGCCGATGCTGGACCTGATCCCGGAGCGCTACCGCGGCTTCCTCTGGGTGGACCTCGACATCTGCATCTCCTGCTTGTTGTGCGAGCGCTATTGTCCCATCGACTGCATCAAGATCGAGGACGTGCGGATCGACAGGATCCTGGTGGAGTCGCGTCTCGATGGCAAGCCGACGCCGAAGGTCAAGGATCCGGTCCGCTTCGACATCAATCTCTACAAGTGCATGTACTGCGCCCTCTGCGTCGAACCTTGTCCGACCGGAGCCATCTTCTTCACCAAGGAGTTCGAGGGCGCGTCGCCGGATCTGACCGACATGCACCTGCGCCTGGTGGACGAGCAGCGCCGCGTCGACGTGCTGGCGGCGGCCGCGGCGGCGGAGCGCAAGGCGCAGGCGGCGAAGGAAGCGAAGGCCAAGAAGGGCCCCGAGGCCGCCACCTCGGAGGCCACCGACGCATGACCGCGGCGGACGTCTTCTTCTGGATCTTCGCAAGCATGGCGCTCTTGCCGGCTATGATGGTGGTCTTCGCCCGCAACCTGCTTTATTCCGCCTTCTCGCTCCTCTTCACCCTGGCCGGCGTGGCCGGCCTCTATGCCTTGCTCGGCGCCGACTTCCTCTCCGTGACCCAGGTCCTGGTGTACATCGGCGGCATCCTGGTCCTCATCCTCTTCGGCGTCATGTTCACCCAGAGGGTCTATGACCTGAAGGCCGAGGCCATGAGCTTCAAGCGCCGTCGTGCCGCCGCCCTCGGCCTCGTCGTCTTCGCCGCGCTCGCGGCGACGGTTTTCGCCGTGGACTGGCCGCAGGCACCGCGGGAAGTGCAGCCCACCTCGGCCCCCATCGGCAACCTGCTCCTGTCGCAGTACCTGCTCCCCTTCGAGATGATCTCGGTGCTGCTTCTCGTGGTCCTCATCGGCGCCGTCGTGGTGGGGAAGAAGGAGGTGCAGGAGGAGTGAACGTCGGGCTCCAGCATTATCTGATCCTGAGCGCGGCGCTGGCGGCGCTCGGGATCATCGCCATGGTGAGCCGACGCAACGCCATCAGCATCCTCATGGGGATCGAGCTGCTCCTGAACGCGGCGGCGCTCAACTTCGTCGCCTTTTCGCGCTACGGCACGGGGTTGCCCGGGCGCACGCATTTCGACGGCCAGATCTTCGGCATCTTCATCATCGTCCTGGCGGCGGCGGAGGCGGCCATCGCACTCGCCATCATCATCGCCATCTATCATCACCGGAGCAGCATCAACGCCGACGAGCTGCACTCCATGCGGCGCTAGACCAGGGGAGAAGAGAGCGTGCACGAGGGCATGCAGGGGACGACGGCCGGATACCTGTGGCTGATCCCGTTCTTCCCGCTCCTCGGTGCGGTGCTCCACGGTGTCTTCGGCGGCCCGGTGCAGCGCCGCTGGGGGAAGCGCCCGGTGGCCCTGAGCGCCTGCGCCGTCATCTTCGCCTCCTTCGTCCTCTCGGTGGCGGCCTTCCTCCAGCTCCTGCAGGCGGAGCCACGCCTCCTGACCGACAAGCTGTGGACCTGGTTCGCCGCCGGCGACCTGCAGGCCGACTTCGCTTTCATGGTGGACCCGCTCACGGCGGTGATGATCCTGGTGGTGACGGGAGTGAGCTTCCTCATCCACGTCTACTCCACCGGCTACATGGGTGAAGACGCCGGCCACTATCGCTACTTCGCCTACCTCAACCTCTTCGTCTTCGCCATGCTGACCCTGGTCATGGGCGACAATCTGCTCATGCTGTTCATCGGCTGGGAGGGTGTGGGGCTGTGCTCGTACCTGCTCATCGGCTTCTGGTTCACCGATCTGCAGAAGGCGCAGGCGGGCATGAAGGCGTTCATCGTCAACCGCATCGGTGACTGCGGCTTCCTCGTCGGCGGTTTCGCCCTGTTCTGGGCCTTGCAGCGCCACGAGGTGGCGACGCTGAACTTCGCGAACCTGCGCCAGGTGGTGGGGTTGCTGGCGGGGGATCGCATCTTCGGCGTCGATCTCGTGACCTTCGTCACCCTCTGCTTCTTCATCGGCGCCACCGGAAAATCGGCGCAGATCCCTCTCTATGTCTGGTTGCCCGACGCCATGGCAGGGCCGACGCCGGTCTCCGCCCTCATCCACGCGGCCACCATGGTCACGGCCGGCGTCTACATGATCGGGCGGCTCTCCTTCCTCTACAGCATGGCGCCGGTGACGCTCACGGTCGTGGCCGTCATCGGGGCGGTCACGGCGCTCTTCGCCGCCACCATCGCCCTGGTGCAGAACGACATCAAGAAGGTCCTGGCGTACTCCACGGTGAGCCAGCTCGGCACCATGTTCCTCGGCATGGGTGTCGCGGCCTATGGTGCCGGCATCTTCCATCTGATGACGCACGCCTTCTTCAAGGCCTGCTTGTTCCTGGGTGCGGGCAGCGTCATCCACGCCATGCACCACGAGCAGGACATCCGCAAGATGGGTGGGCTGCGCCGCTTCCTGCCGCGGACGCACTGGACTTTTCTGCTCGCGACGTGCGCCATCGCCGGGTTGCCGCCGCTCTCCGGCTTCTTCAGCAAGGACGAGATTCTCTGGCGGGCCTGGTCGAGTCCGCAGGGCAGCCCGGTGCTTTGGGCCATGGGCGCCCTGGGTGCAGGGCTCACCTCGTTCTACATGTTCCGTCTCTTCTTCTCGACCTTCCATGGCAGCTGCCGCGCCGACCCCCAGACCCAGCAGCATTTGCACGAATCGCCGCGCAGCATGACACTGCCTCTCGTCGTTCTCGCCGTGCTCGCCGTCATCGGTGGTGGCGTGGGCATCCCGGCGGCGCTCGGCGGCGGCAATCGCATCGAACATTTCCTGGCGCCGGTGTTCGAAACTGCCGCAGCGCCCGGGGCGGCTGCCGCGGCACACGGGGCGTCCGCCGTGGCGCACGGCCCCGAGCCGCTCGAGTACCTGCTCATGGCGATCTCCGTCGCCATCGCGCTCGCAGGTTTCGCGCTCGCCCGCCGCTTCTACGTCACGGACACGACGTTGCCCGGGAAGCTGGCAGCCCGAGCGCAGGGCGCCTACCGCATGCTCTACAACAAGTACTGGGTGGACGAGATTTACCAAGCCACCGTCGTGGCAGGCATCCGGGCGGCATCGCGAGTCTTCGCCTTCTTCGATGCCTATGTCGTGGACGGCATCGTGAACGGCGCCGGCTACCTCGCCCGGGCCGCCTCCTGGCTCGGTGGAGCGATCGACCGCACCGTCGTGGACGGCCTGGTCAACGGGCTGGGGGCGGCGATCCGTTCCGGCGGCAGCGGCGTCAGCCGGCTGCAATCCGGCGTCATCCAGAACTACGTGCTCGTCGTGTTCGGCGGCGTCATCGTGATCATCGTGGTCATGCGCTTCCTCTGAGGAGAACCGATGCTGAGCTGGCTCACGTTCTCGCCACTCCTGGTCGTCGTCCCGATCCTGCTCACGCCGAGCGAGAAGAAGAACCTCATCCGCTGGCTCGCGGTCCTCGGGACGGTGCCCGCGCTGCTGCTCTCCTTCTACATCTACGCCACCTTCGACCGCACGCTCCCCGGTGTCAACGACCCGGCAGGTTTCCAGTACGTGATCCAGAAGGAATGGATCAGCGCCTTCCACATCCAGTACTACATGGGCCTCGATGGGCTCTCGGTGAGCATGGTGGTGCTCACGGCGCTCCTCTGCTTCCTCTGCATGTTCGCCTCCTGGGGCATCGACCGCGGCCTCAAGGGCTACTTCACCATGTTCATGCTCCTGGAAGTGGGGATGCTCGGGACCTTCGTGTCCCTCGACTTCTTCCTCTTCTACATCTTCTGGGAGATCATGCTGCTGCCGATGTATTTCCTCATCGGCATCTGGGGCGGGCCGCGCAAGATCTACGCCGCCATCAAGTTCTTCCTCTACACCCTGTTCGGCTCCGTTCTCATGCTCGTCGCCATGCTCGCCCTGTACTTCAAGTCGGGCCACTCGTTCAACCTGCTGCAGCTCATGGGCGGTGACTACACGGGCCAAACCGTCCAGCTCTTCGGCCTGACGCTCGGCTTCGCCAAGCTCATGTTCGTGCTCCTCTTCATCGGCTTCGCCATCAAGGTGCCGACCTTCCCGTTCCACACCTGGCTGCCTGACGCCCACGTGGAAGCGCCGACGGCCGTCTCCGTGATCCTGGCGGGAGTGCTGCTCAAGATGGGCACCTACGGCATGATGCGCATCAGCTTCCCCATCTTCCCGGAGGCCACGCAATGGTTCTCCGGCGCGCTGGCCGTCATCGCCATGATCAACATCGTCTACGGGGCGCTCTGCGCCATGGCGCAGACCGACTTCAAGAAGCTGGTGGCGTACTCGTCGATCAGCCACATGGGCTTCGTCTTGCTCGGCATGGCCTCGGGGACGCCACAGGGGATGAACGGAGCGATCCTGCAGATGTTCAACCACGGCACGATCACCGCCATGCTGTTCCTCCTGGTGGGCGTTCTCTACGACCGGGCGCACCATCGCGAGCTGGACGGCTTCGGCGGCCTCATGAGCCGGATGCCGGTGTACGGCAGCATCTCGTCTCTGGCGTTCTTTGCCGCCTTGGGGCTGCCAGGGTTGTCGAGCTTCGTGAGCGAGCTCCTCACCCTTCTCGGCGGCTGGCAGACCTTCCCGGCCATCACCATCGTCTGCACCACGGGCATCATCCTGGGCGCGGCGTACATGCTGTGGACGCTGCAGCGCGTCTTCCTGGGGCCGTTGAACCCGCGCTACGCCGAGCTTCCCGAGATCAACGGCCGTGAGGCGTTCACCCTCGTGCCGCTCGGGGTTCTCGTGATCGTCCTCGGCTTCTACCCGCACCCCGTGCTGGACCTGTTGCGGGTTTCGACGAACCATCTGGTCGATCTCGTCTGGGAAGCTGGAAGGGTGAGCCTGCATTGACGCTGACGAACGTGCAGAGCCTGCGCTACTTCGTGCCGGAGACGGTGCTCTCTCTCGCGATCGTCGCGCTGCTCGTGGTCGACATGCTCGCCGGCGGGCGGCGCCGAGGCTTGAACGCCGCCGTGGCCTGCGCCGGTCTGCTCGCGGCCTTCGTCGCCGCGCTCTTGCAGGTGGGCACGGAACCCGTGGCGCTCTTCGAGGGCATGCTCGTCCTCGATCCCTTCGGCATCTTCTTCAAGCTCTTCTTCATCGCGGTCACGCTCGTGGTGGTGCTCATCGTGCACCCGTACGGCGAGCTCTCCCAGCGCTATCACGGTGAGTCCTACGCGATGATGCTCGGCACCGTGATCGGCATGTGCCTGCTCGCCACCGCGAACAACCTGCTCATGATGTATCTGGCGCTGGAGATGACGAGCTTGCCTTCGTATCTCCTCACCAGCGTGCTGCGGCGGGACACGAAGTCGAGCGAGGCGGGGCTCAAGTACGTACTCTTCGGCGCCGCGGCGAGCGGCGCCATGGTCTACGGCATGTCGCTCTTCTACGGCATGACCGGGACGCTGGCGCTCGGCGAGCTGCGGCAGGCGCTCTTGGCCGGCGGCGTGCCGACCGGGCCACTCCTCGTGGCCACGGTGTTCGTCCTCGCCGGCTTCGGCTTCAAGATGTCCATGGTGCCCTTCCACAGCTGGACGCCGGACGTCTACGAAGGCGCCTCGACGCCGGTGACCGCGTTCTTCTCCGTGGGGCCGAAGGCGGCGGGCATCGCCGTGCTGCTGCGCTTCTTCGCCTCCGGCCTGGCCACCACGCAGGACGGCGTGCGGGTGCCCTTCGCGGGGCTCGACTGGCCTTTCCTGCTCAGCCTGCTCTCGGCGGTGACGATGACGCTGGGGAATCTGGCGGCTCTCCGGCAGAACAACGTCAAGCGCATGCTGGCCTACTCGAGCATCGCCCATGCAGGCTACATGCTCATGGGAGCGGTGCTGCTCACGGACAGCGGCTTCCAGGCGATCATCTTCTATCTCGTCGTCTACGGTCTCATGAACCTGGGGGCGTTCCTCGTCGTCATCGCCTACTCCGCGGAGACGCGGCGCGAGGACTTCGAGCACTACCGCGGCCTCGGCTGGCGGAGGCCGCTGCTCGCGGTGCCCATGGCCTTCTTCATGTTCTCCCTCACCGGGATCCCGCCCTTCGCCGGTTTCGTCGGCAAGGTCTACCTGTTCAAGGCCGTGATCGAGCGCGACCTCTACTGGCTCGCCTTCGTCGGCATCTTGAACTCCGTGGTGTCGCTCTACTACTACATGCGCATCGTGAAGACGATGTACTTGGATGACCCGGGCGAAGCTCCCGCCGAGCCCGTGCGCGTGCCGCGCCTGCACACGGCGCTCATCCTTCTCCTCGCGGTGCCGACCCTCGTCTTCGGCTTCCGCTTCGGCCTCCTGGACCGGCTCTCCAGCTACTCCCTCCGGATCTTTACGGGTTCGTGACCCAGGCCCAGCAGGGCCGCGGTTGCACGTGCCTCGTCGCCGCGTGCCCCGCAGCGCGCGCCCAGCTGCATGCGCCCTGTGCGCTCACCCCGGGCCTCTTGATCCACTGCAGGCGCCCCGGCATACTGCGCCCGCACAGAGGCATGCATCTCACCCGGGCCCAAGGGCCGACACTCGCGGGAGCAGAACGTGGCCATCAAGAACGACCGATGGATCCGCCGGATGTCCATCGAACACAAGATGATCGATCCTTTTGTGGACTACGACGGGAAGAAGCGCGGCACCATCTCGTTCGGGCTCTCGTCCTACGGCTACGACCTGCGCGTCGCCGACGAGTACAAGGTGTTCACCAACGTCCGCAGCTCGCTCGTCGATCCCAAGGAGTTCTCCCAGGATTCCTTCGTGGATTTCAAAGGTGACATCTGCATCATTCCCCCCAACTCCTTCGCCCTCGCCCGCAGTGTCGAGAGCTTCAAGATCCCGCGCAACGTGCTCGGTGTCTGCATCGGCAAGAGCAGCTACGCCCGCTGCGGCATCATCTGCAACATCACGCCGCTGGAACCGCTCTGGGAAGGCACGCTGACGCTCGAGATCTCCAACACCACGCCGCTCCCCGCCAAGATCTACAGCCACGAAGGCTTGGCGCAGGTGCTCTTCTTCGAAGCCGACGAAGAGTGCGAGGTCGCCTACGCCGATCGCTCCGGCAAGTACATGCACCAGGCGGGGATCACGCTGCCGCGAGTCTGACGTGGGAGCGGGCCGAGGCGCGCACGGACGGGCAGGGCATACGGGTCTCCAGGTCCGGTCCGCGCTCGTGAGGGCGTTCACAGGCCGAGGAACTGCATCGTCAGGCCGCAGCAGGCGATGGCCATCCCCGCCAGAGCGTGGGCGTAGCGCTCCCATCCCGCGAGGCGCAGGCGCCCGAGCCCTTCCTGGCCGGCGAGGACGACGACGCACATCGTCCCGATCGTCGCCACCGCGAAGGCCGCGGTCACCAGTGCGGCGCCGCTCAGGCTCTCCTTCGCCATCGGGTACATCAGAAGCGGGATCAGCGCCTCGCACGGTCCGAAGACGAAGATCGTGAACAGGATCCAGGGCGTGATGCTGGCCGTCGTGGCGGGAGCCGTGTCCTTACCTTCGTGAGCGTCGGTATGGTTGTTAACGTGCACGTGGACATGCTCCGCCTCGTGCAGGTGCTCGTGCTGGTGGATGACCCCGCTAGGGTGGGCGTGGATATGGGTGTGCGGCCGGTGCCGGTAGGCGCGGCGCAGTCCCCAGGCGGTGTAAGCGATACCGAAGCCGATCATGAGCCACGCGGCCACCTGGCCGCGGGCGGCTTCGATGAATTCGAGGCGCGAGAGAACGACACCGAGGGCGATGCCGGCGGCTCCCAAGACGACCGAGCCGAGCACGTGCCCCAGACCACACAGGCAGGTCAAGATCAGTGTGCGCCGGCGTGACCAGTGCTGCGCTCGGGACATGAAGATGAAGGGCAGGTAGTGGTCGGGACCGAGAAGCGTGTGGGCGACACCGAGGCTGACCGCCGTGAGGAGAAGGACTGACAAGTCGCCGTTCATGGGCGCAGCCTCGCGGACCTACCGGACCTCGATGCAGTTCGGTCGGCCCGCCCTTTTCGGCGGGCGCCGACGAGCGACCCAACCGCCAGCTAGACTGGAGTTTACACGGAATCCCCGGGGCCCGAGATCCCTCTTCACCCGGGGCGGTCGGGCGCGCTAGAATTCTGGAGTCTGAGAGTCGCGTGGGTCCCATGGGGGAGTCCACGACGGTCCTGAAGGTCGGGCGCCCGAAGGGCCGGGCGGGTTGGGTCCCGCGGATATGGGCACGCCCATGAGGAGGTGATCCAGTGAGTTCTGATCGATGCGGCTCAGTGGAGGTGGCGTCCCTGTCTTAGGGAGCTGCTCAGCGTCCGTGGCGCGGTCGGGTCCCCACAGGGAGACCCAACGCCACCGACACTGGACCTTCGTCGAGGGCCCCGCTGCGCGAGCGGCGGGGCCCTTTCAATTGGGTACAGCCTTCTGAAGCTACCATGGAGAGCTCGGACGGCGCCTGAACCTCGAGGCGCCATGGCAGAGTGAGGGCATCGTGTCCGAGCCAGCGAGACTCGCCGACATTGTGGCGACGTCGAAAGCCGTGCGCGCGACGTCGGGCCGGCTCGAGAAGCGCGCCCGGCTCGGGGAGCTGTTCGCGCGACTCGACCCCGGAGATCTCAGACTCGCCGCCACATTCCTGGCGGGAGAAACCTTACCAGCAAGCCTGAACGTGGGCTGGAGCGCGGTCGTCGCCGCGGAACGTGCGCTCGCGACGCCCGATGTCCTCCCCTTGTTCGCGGCGGTGACGACGCCCGTGTCGACCCCGCAGAGTTCTCCGACGCTGGCCGAGGTCCACGCCGCCTTCGAGGCCCTGGAACGCGTCGAGGGAGCCGGGGCCGCCAAGAAGCGTCAAGGAATCCTACAGCGCCTGTTCGCGCCTCTCGACGCCGAGGAGCGCAAGTTCCTGGGCGCGCTCTTCGTGGGCGAGCTGCGTCAAGGTGCCTCGCGCGCCGTCGTGCTCGAGGCCGTGGCCGATGCCTTCGCCCTCGAGCCGGACGCACTGCGGCGGGCGGTCATGTTCGCAGGTTCGCTGGGCGAGGTTCTGGAGAGAGTCGCCCGCGACGGCGCCGCAGCGCTCGAGCGTTTCGCGCCGCGTCCGGGCGTGCCGGTCGAGCCGATGCTGGCGGCACAGGCCGAGGATCTCGAGGCGACGTTGGCGAAGTTCGGCGGGCGAGCCGCCGCCGAATGGAAACTGGATGGTGTGCGCGTGCAGGTGCACCGGCACGGCCACGAGGTGCACGTGTTCTCGCGGCAACTCCGTGAGGTGTCGGCGCTCACACCGGAGACCGTGGAGCTGGCGCGCAGTCTGCCGGTGCAGAGCGTGATCCTCGAC
The sequence above is a segment of the Candidatus Krumholzibacteriia bacterium genome. Coding sequences within it:
- a CDS encoding NADH-quinone oxidoreductase subunit D (Catalyzes the transfer of electrons from NADH to quinone), whose protein sequence is MATLQTQEMELNMGPQHPSTHGVIRFILHTDGEVISQCKPDVGYLHRSIEKIAERCTYNGFMPYTDRVDYVAAMNANHAYALAVEKLAGIACSRRAELLRMITAELGRISSHLIAVGTMAMDVGAVTPFPYALRERERVNDLLEEICGARLTFNYHRIGGVGWDMPEGWDKKVRKYCDSYDKVLDEWDRLITKNHIFVERLARVVTISAADAIDFGLSGPNLRASGVDFDLRRDVPYALYSEMKFDIPVGVDGLGVVGDSYNRFVVRVEEMRQALKIVRQCVAKLPETAGEDPVPKPKNFKVKPNECYVRTEAPRGEMGIYVVSDGSDKPWRYRARTGSFTAMGMVEHVAPGILIADLVALIASFDVVAPEIDR
- the nuoH gene encoding NADH-quinone oxidoreductase subunit NuoH; the encoded protein is MQQYLDSLIARWGIQTDWQVALLYAAGMLVFASLILLLWVAPLAGFTSFIERRIAARIQSRVGPNRVGPQGILQWIADGLKCLLKEDLIPRDADPILFKIAPYLVFMGMFGTFAVLPFAEKLIVADLNVGLFYLVAVTAFIAVGIIMAGWASNNKWALLGGMRSANQIVSYEIPSGMALLAVVLASGTMSTQGIIREQGWLPWDWNLFRTPFLFIAFFIYFIAALAESNRTPFDLPEGESELVAGYNTEYSGMRFAFFFLAEWAELYVIAAVATLAFLGGWQVPSFVPDGGRTLVQVLCFVCKSFFWMFVIIWIRWTLPRVRVDQMMELCWKYLVPMGFVVLVGTAVWETFVPRQGAAALAVRLALFLIAVAAGVRFMLRVRYNLRESGAQVRLNPIV
- a CDS encoding NADH-quinone oxidoreductase subunit I, whose product is MIAEYLGHIKRSTTTIFEGMAVTFSHMLRQPITTQYPDRTSRPMLDLIPERYRGFLWVDLDICISCLLCERYCPIDCIKIEDVRIDRILVESRLDGKPTPKVKDPVRFDINLYKCMYCALCVEPCPTGAIFFTKEFEGASPDLTDMHLRLVDEQRRVDVLAAAAAAERKAQAAKEAKAKKGPEAATSEATDA
- a CDS encoding NADH-quinone oxidoreductase subunit J — its product is MTAADVFFWIFASMALLPAMMVVFARNLLYSAFSLLFTLAGVAGLYALLGADFLSVTQVLVYIGGILVLILFGVMFTQRVYDLKAEAMSFKRRRAAALGLVVFAALAATVFAVDWPQAPREVQPTSAPIGNLLLSQYLLPFEMISVLLLVVLIGAVVVGKKEVQEE
- the nuoK gene encoding NADH-quinone oxidoreductase subunit NuoK yields the protein MNVGLQHYLILSAALAALGIIAMVSRRNAISILMGIELLLNAAALNFVAFSRYGTGLPGRTHFDGQIFGIFIIVLAAAEAAIALAIIIAIYHHRSSINADELHSMRR
- the nuoL gene encoding NADH-quinone oxidoreductase subunit L — protein: MHEGMQGTTAGYLWLIPFFPLLGAVLHGVFGGPVQRRWGKRPVALSACAVIFASFVLSVAAFLQLLQAEPRLLTDKLWTWFAAGDLQADFAFMVDPLTAVMILVVTGVSFLIHVYSTGYMGEDAGHYRYFAYLNLFVFAMLTLVMGDNLLMLFIGWEGVGLCSYLLIGFWFTDLQKAQAGMKAFIVNRIGDCGFLVGGFALFWALQRHEVATLNFANLRQVVGLLAGDRIFGVDLVTFVTLCFFIGATGKSAQIPLYVWLPDAMAGPTPVSALIHAATMVTAGVYMIGRLSFLYSMAPVTLTVVAVIGAVTALFAATIALVQNDIKKVLAYSTVSQLGTMFLGMGVAAYGAGIFHLMTHAFFKACLFLGAGSVIHAMHHEQDIRKMGGLRRFLPRTHWTFLLATCAIAGLPPLSGFFSKDEILWRAWSSPQGSPVLWAMGALGAGLTSFYMFRLFFSTFHGSCRADPQTQQHLHESPRSMTLPLVVLAVLAVIGGGVGIPAALGGGNRIEHFLAPVFETAAAPGAAAAAHGASAVAHGPEPLEYLLMAISVAIALAGFALARRFYVTDTTLPGKLAARAQGAYRMLYNKYWVDEIYQATVVAGIRAASRVFAFFDAYVVDGIVNGAGYLARAASWLGGAIDRTVVDGLVNGLGAAIRSGGSGVSRLQSGVIQNYVLVVFGGVIVIIVVMRFL
- a CDS encoding NADH-quinone oxidoreductase subunit M — protein: MLSWLTFSPLLVVVPILLTPSEKKNLIRWLAVLGTVPALLLSFYIYATFDRTLPGVNDPAGFQYVIQKEWISAFHIQYYMGLDGLSVSMVVLTALLCFLCMFASWGIDRGLKGYFTMFMLLEVGMLGTFVSLDFFLFYIFWEIMLLPMYFLIGIWGGPRKIYAAIKFFLYTLFGSVLMLVAMLALYFKSGHSFNLLQLMGGDYTGQTVQLFGLTLGFAKLMFVLLFIGFAIKVPTFPFHTWLPDAHVEAPTAVSVILAGVLLKMGTYGMMRISFPIFPEATQWFSGALAVIAMINIVYGALCAMAQTDFKKLVAYSSISHMGFVLLGMASGTPQGMNGAILQMFNHGTITAMLFLLVGVLYDRAHHRELDGFGGLMSRMPVYGSISSLAFFAALGLPGLSSFVSELLTLLGGWQTFPAITIVCTTGIILGAAYMLWTLQRVFLGPLNPRYAELPEINGREAFTLVPLGVLVIVLGFYPHPVLDLLRVSTNHLVDLVWEAGRVSLH
- a CDS encoding NADH-quinone oxidoreductase subunit N, whose product is MTLTNVQSLRYFVPETVLSLAIVALLVVDMLAGGRRRGLNAAVACAGLLAAFVAALLQVGTEPVALFEGMLVLDPFGIFFKLFFIAVTLVVVLIVHPYGELSQRYHGESYAMMLGTVIGMCLLATANNLLMMYLALEMTSLPSYLLTSVLRRDTKSSEAGLKYVLFGAAASGAMVYGMSLFYGMTGTLALGELRQALLAGGVPTGPLLVATVFVLAGFGFKMSMVPFHSWTPDVYEGASTPVTAFFSVGPKAAGIAVLLRFFASGLATTQDGVRVPFAGLDWPFLLSLLSAVTMTLGNLAALRQNNVKRMLAYSSIAHAGYMLMGAVLLTDSGFQAIIFYLVVYGLMNLGAFLVVIAYSAETRREDFEHYRGLGWRRPLLAVPMAFFMFSLTGIPPFAGFVGKVYLFKAVIERDLYWLAFVGILNSVVSLYYYMRIVKTMYLDDPGEAPAEPVRVPRLHTALILLLAVPTLVFGFRFGLLDRLSSYSLRIFTGS
- the dcd gene encoding dCTP deaminase, which produces MAIKNDRWIRRMSIEHKMIDPFVDYDGKKRGTISFGLSSYGYDLRVADEYKVFTNVRSSLVDPKEFSQDSFVDFKGDICIIPPNSFALARSVESFKIPRNVLGVCIGKSSYARCGIICNITPLEPLWEGTLTLEISNTTPLPAKIYSHEGLAQVLFFEADEECEVAYADRSGKYMHQAGITLPRV
- a CDS encoding ATP-dependent DNA ligase, encoding MSEPARLADIVATSKAVRATSGRLEKRARLGELFARLDPGDLRLAATFLAGETLPASLNVGWSAVVAAERALATPDVLPLFAAVTTPVSTPQSSPTLAEVHAAFEALERVEGAGAAKKRQGILQRLFAPLDAEERKFLGALFVGELRQGASRAVVLEAVADAFALEPDALRRAVMFAGSLGEVLERVARDGAAALERFAPRPGVPVEPMLAAQAEDLEATLAKFGGRAAAEWKLDGVRVQVHRHGHEVHVFSRQLREVSALTPETVELARSLPVQSVILD